In one Deltaproteobacteria bacterium GWC2_65_14 genomic region, the following are encoded:
- a CDS encoding metallophosphoesterase, with amino-acid sequence MWILFLGDIVGKPGRRAVREFLSRLREHRDVDLVVANGENAAGGTGVTEPVVRELFDAGVDVLTSGNHVWDKREGLPLIRGEERVLRPANYPPGTEGRGWGLFRGRSGTPYAVVSLMGRVFMGHCDCPFRWMDAALPEMKRGAAAVLVDFHAEATSEKRAMAFHLDGKVSAVAGTHTHVQTVDAQRLPGGTGYITDAGMCGPIRSVIGMNPDEVLGRFLSLLPARFEVAAGEAEAAGVFFDIDPETGGCLEVQSFRMSESQMRSQETWKRF; translated from the coding sequence ATGTGGATCTTATTCCTAGGCGACATCGTCGGCAAGCCCGGCCGCCGGGCGGTCCGGGAGTTCCTGTCGAGGCTTCGGGAGCACCGGGACGTCGATCTCGTCGTCGCGAACGGGGAGAACGCGGCGGGCGGCACCGGCGTGACGGAGCCGGTCGTCCGGGAGTTGTTCGACGCCGGAGTGGACGTCCTCACCAGCGGGAACCATGTCTGGGACAAGCGGGAGGGGCTTCCCCTCATCCGGGGGGAGGAGCGGGTTCTCCGTCCCGCGAACTACCCGCCGGGGACCGAGGGACGGGGGTGGGGCCTCTTCCGGGGGAGAAGCGGGACACCCTACGCGGTCGTGTCGCTGATGGGGCGGGTGTTCATGGGGCATTGCGACTGCCCCTTCCGCTGGATGGACGCCGCGCTTCCCGAGATGAAGCGGGGTGCTGCGGCCGTCCTCGTCGATTTCCACGCGGAGGCCACCTCGGAGAAGCGGGCGATGGCGTTCCACCTGGACGGGAAGGTGTCCGCGGTGGCCGGGACCCACACCCACGTGCAGACGGTCGACGCCCAGCGGCTTCCCGGGGGGACCGGGTACATCACCGACGCCGGGATGTGCGGTCCGATCCGGTCGGTGATCGGGATGAACCCCGACGAGGTCCTCGGCCGCTTCCTCTCCCTGCTTCCCGCGCGGTTCGAGGTGGCCGCCGGCGAGGCGGAGGCGGCCGGAGTCTTCTTCGACATCGATCCGGAAACGGGAGGCTGCCTGGAGGTACAATCCTTCCGGATGTCGGAATCCCAGATGAGGAGCCAGGAGACATGGAAGCGGTTCTGA
- a CDS encoding tyrosine--tRNA ligase, with amino-acid sequence MEAVLKSLRRGTVDLITEEELAGKLRRAAKEKRPLRVKAGFDPTAPDLHLGHTVLIQKLKHFQEAGHQVIFLIGDFTGMIGDPSGKTETRKALTREDVDRNAVTYKEQIFKILDPERTEVRFNSEWLSPLPIEEMVRVAAQMTVARMLERDDFRRRYEEERPISIHEFLYPLFQGYDSVALSADVELGGTDQKFNLLVGRDLQRVFGQEPQIVITTPLLVGLDGVHKMSKSLGNYVGITEPPDAIFGKMMSVPDDLMLKYYELLSDISVRELERLKEGIANGTRHPMEAKTALAREIVARFHGPAAAAAAEEGFRARFSRKEFPEDARRVSGALLRGKTELAAVVSAVSESFRSKSSARRLIEQGGLEIDGEKATDPSRRIEPGGEVRLKIGKKEFVIVAFD; translated from the coding sequence ATGGAAGCGGTTCTGAAATCCCTCCGGCGGGGGACGGTCGACCTGATCACGGAGGAGGAGCTGGCGGGCAAGCTCCGCAGGGCCGCGAAGGAGAAGCGCCCCTTGCGGGTGAAGGCGGGGTTCGATCCGACCGCCCCGGACCTCCACCTGGGCCACACCGTCCTCATCCAGAAGCTGAAGCATTTCCAGGAGGCGGGGCACCAGGTGATCTTCCTCATCGGGGACTTCACCGGCATGATCGGCGACCCCAGCGGCAAGACGGAGACCCGGAAGGCGCTCACGCGGGAGGACGTCGACCGCAACGCCGTGACCTACAAGGAGCAGATCTTCAAGATCCTCGACCCGGAGCGGACCGAGGTGCGGTTCAACTCCGAGTGGCTCTCCCCGCTGCCGATCGAGGAGATGGTCCGGGTCGCCGCCCAGATGACGGTGGCCAGGATGCTGGAGCGGGACGACTTCCGGCGGCGCTACGAGGAGGAGCGACCGATCTCGATCCACGAGTTCCTCTACCCCCTCTTCCAGGGGTACGACTCGGTCGCGCTTTCGGCCGACGTGGAGCTGGGCGGGACCGACCAGAAGTTCAACCTCCTCGTCGGGCGCGACCTCCAGAGGGTCTTTGGGCAGGAGCCGCAGATCGTGATCACGACGCCCCTTCTCGTGGGACTCGACGGGGTCCACAAGATGAGCAAGAGCCTGGGGAACTACGTGGGGATCACCGAGCCGCCGGACGCGATCTTCGGGAAGATGATGTCGGTGCCGGACGACCTGATGCTGAAATACTACGAGCTCCTCTCCGACATCTCCGTGCGGGAGCTGGAGAGGCTGAAGGAGGGGATCGCGAACGGGACGCGCCATCCGATGGAGGCCAAGACCGCGCTGGCGCGGGAGATCGTCGCGCGGTTCCACGGTCCCGCGGCGGCCGCCGCCGCGGAGGAGGGGTTCCGCGCCCGCTTCTCCCGGAAGGAATTCCCGGAGGACGCCCGGAGGGTTTCCGGGGCGCTGCTCCGGGGGAAGACCGAACTGGCAGCGGTGGTCTCCGCGGTGTCGGAGAGCTTCCGTTCCAAGTCCTCCGCGCGCCGCCTGATCGAGCAGGGCGGTCTGGAGATCGACGGCGAGAAGGCGACCGACCCGTCCCGTCGGATCGAACCGGGCGGGGAGGTCCGGCTGAAGATCGGGAAGAAGGAGTTCGTGATCGTCGCGTTCGATTGA